CATGTTATTTCAATGAATTGTTTGTTTTCGATAATCCGGAATATTTGCTTACAATTCAGGGCATACTTCATCTGTTTGTAATAGTTTTTCATCGAATTTATTGCTTATACTGGAAAAATGTCGAAATGGGTGGAAAGTCCATTGTGAAATGATTAGAACTAGGTGAATGAGGGTTTTCTGGGCCAGGAAATGAAATACCCAAccaaaaaacactttttcctcacATTTAAATGGACCTCATCATCTCTTCAAATCTAGAATACAAAATTTGATTGTTTCTTCACCAGTAggttaaaatttcaaaattgctttcgtgataattatatttttcctgAATTTCCACGATTGTAGTGTTTCCAAAACAGGCCTCGGGTTTTATTTGTATTTAATAAGTATGGATTTGATATGTGTATCATACTTCTGATTCTCCAAATCTGATAAATTTGCAATTCAAAAGGACTCTTCGTATTTTGATTGGTATAATTTAAGGAGGAACCTAACACATAGCTTCAGGAGATAAATAGATAGTTGGAAATAAATTTAACCTGCGACCATCATAATCTTAGAGAGATTGTGAAATaaagatagtttttttttataacctgcgcattcgccattctgCAGAGAGGGTCTACTAATTCAATGATGTAATTATACTTCCCTGTGAAAAAGCTTATCATCTTACATTTTCCAACAATTCATATATACCTAACACATACAAATTTCTCTTTCTAAGTGACTCTAGCTAAGCCTCGGCCTATAGAAGGAAAAAACCTTTGTAATAAATTACTTTATATATAATGTATTAAATCTGCCAATGATACTGAGATTTCttggctgctgaatattgttgccccatttgggttaatagtgctcatgtgcaaaaaattgatgcccAGCTAAATCTTTCTATTATCTACAAGCAGTAGtttaacaaaaaacaaaaaattggtcaactttgaagagcaACATTAGCTAGAGAAATGGGTTCTGACGTATGCTGATTTTTTGACATATAGATTGGTCCTTTGTGAATAGAATGGTCCAATTTTCATCAAGCTGTAGCGTACAGTTTGGAAGTTATGATTTTTcctgcgaaggtccaaaatttcgtatttttcatcgaccataacttgaaaagtaattttttaaaaaaagatCTGTTTGCATTTTCgtcatctacgccctcgaattaggtAAGAGTATCAATCTGGTTCCGATCGgagtcaaaaaaaatttttcgaaaaatcgaattttttccatacatatttaTAGAAATTTGTCAAGAAATTTATAgtctccgatttccaccaaaatcgaactatttactaaatcgaggtcgtagattacgaatatgcaaacagattttttctatgaggatcatttttcaagttatggtggacggaaaatccgaaattttagaccttcgcggaaaaaatcattaaaTCTGAACTGTATGTTATAGCTGAATGAAAATTAGAACCTTTtattcgcaaaggatcaatctatgtGTAAAAAAATGCAGCATATGtccaatacaatttttttagctgctgtagctcttcaaagttgacaaaatttttccacaaaaagtagttttttttGTTAAACTACTGACATGAGAATAAAACTAATTGCACATTCGTGATCTATGGTACCCCTTTACGCTAACCTCAGCTAAAACTGTTTGTATCTTGTACACATACTGTAATATGAGATATGTGATTCTATTGACATCGAACACATGAAAACAGATGTGAATAGAATCAAAACTGTTTTTCCTCCATCCACTCAATCAATCGAATTTGTTGTTCGAATTCGCCGATGCGGCAGATTTTTACATTTGCCCCAGTTTCACGGAACGTATTCCGCACATTGAAATAACCGAAACGAAATAATGCAAACACCAGTGTTTCGCAAACAGATTTCCAGTGGCAATTTTCATAGTTAGTTGCCCATCGATCTTCTACCGTACGGTTTTGATTTATCCGATTTTCATGAGTTACAACGAAAAATGAGGGTTCGCTGTTacgtcatatttttttttattttatcgcTCGACTGTGACGCGAAAAGTGTCGGTTGTGGTGATGGTACCAAAGGCTGTGAGAGACCTTTCGAAAAAACTGATACAGTGGTCAAGAAGAAGAATAGACTGGAGGAACTCAAGGAGAATGTGGGTAAGGTAGGGAATAAACTTGAAGGCATCGTGTACGAGGTCCTCAAAGACATCCTCAAGGATGACTTAGACTCGAGCGAGGAACGAAGGAACGTCACTAACGACCTggtgaaagaaaaagaaattgttAACAATTCTTCAGTTAAGAAAGATGAGTTAATTCATTCGGATAGGTTGAGGAAACATTTCGAAGCTGAAGAAACCACAATTTCGAACGAAATTGAGACCAAAACAACCCAGGCAAACCCAGCCGTTTACAATTATCAACTACTAGCCAGCAATGTCCCTACAGCTGAATCTGATCCACTTCTAACCACAGTAAAAACTAATGAAACTGTGGATACCACCGAGGCATCTCCAGCACCTACCACCACACAGAAATCAAGACAAAAACGGATGATCCACGAGAATGGAGAACAACAGTCGAGGTCAGTTGAGAGCTTCATAGAATCCAACCAGGACAAAAACTTTCAAGGGGATCAACTACTAGAAGACCCAACAGACACTTCAATGCCAGTAAATCCTATAAGATTGCGGTCTAAAGATGATAACGTGAGGCGAGATCCAAAAAAAGAACCGACAGAAGACAATAAAAGTAAAAGGCCACAAGATGAAGTCAGCATGAGACATCTGCCAATGCCGGATAACCCTCCAACAGAAGCCATAGGGACACCGATAAAAAAACAATCCCCAAACAGGGGTACTGTCGAAAACAACACCATAGATACCccaaaaagaagaaaatcatCACCGGACCTTCAAAGATCCACCAGGAGAAAGACGATCAACGATGATCAACCTGACTTTCAATATCAAAGTCATCAGGAGAAGAAGAAGGTTTACGACAAGGGCAACGCAGTCAGTAGAAACAATTTAGAAGAAATGAACTTACGACAAACAAATCCACAAGTGTCACTGGAAGACCTTTCAGATTTTCAGCTTCCAACGAAGAAAATCGCCCAAAAAAATACCCAAAGATCCAATCCAGAGCCTAAATTTCAAACGCATCTAGAaactaaaaaaatattttctcctgcAAAGGCTGGTGAGCAGGCTACAGACAATCCAACTGAACTTGGGGACGCTAGGCTGGGACAGTCATACATGTGGGGAAACCAGCCCTCCAATTGCTACGAAAAAAACAACCGGGACGACTTGCTGGAAAAACAGCACATCGAAGACCTGAAATACGAGGTGACCAAGCTTAGGAACGTCGTCGATCTCCTGAAGGAGCAACAGAAACTCATAAACTCCTTCGATGGGGACAAGAAGACTATGAACACTCAAGAAATGATGACCGTCTTGAACCAGCTAAATAACAACAACGATAAACCAGTGGCACTCGATAAAACCCAGCAGTATTCCGTCGATACGACCACTAAAGCCAAACACGAGGAATTGGGACAGATCAAGGTTCAACTTAAAGAAGCCATAGACAATCTTAACAGGACGAAGGAGATCTTGAATCTTGAACATAGGAAAGAAATGACGTTGGAGACGGAACTTAAGAgtcaaaaaactgaaatcaaCTGGCTGAAATtgatcattgaaaatttcataatagCCCAGGCAAAGAAGAAGATAAAGGACGAACCAAACGATACGAAAATAATCGAACCAGAAGTTAAAACGATGAATGATACCAACCTGGTAGGGGCAAAAAATCCTACAGTATCCCTAAAAAAAACTCACAATCGAACAATTCCAAGCACAGTCCAAATGGCtcaagaaaaactgatggaaatggAGCAAATGCATTCTAGGGAAAGTTCTACCAATGATGAAAACGATAGGGGATTCAAAAGACAGATGGATGATATAAAAGTTAGTTCACCAAAAGGCAGAGCAAGCAGTATGTCCAACTTGGAAAAATTGCTGGATAATCTCAGTGACAAACAGTCGAAAACCATCGACGACGATGATAACTTCCAAAACAGAATTTTCGACGCCATAAAACAACTCAggaagaaaaaagaagaagaatccTTCACCAAAGACCTCATTAGAAAACTCCAATTGAACACAGTGGAGAGCAAATCCGAAGACGATATGCTAGTGAAATTTCAGAAAGCCCTGAAGGCCCTAGATAACCCTCAAGGTAAAAGCGACGATCTGGATATCGAGGATCAACTGAAAGTTCTTCAGAAAGAGATTAACAAATTGAAGTCAACAGACGTGAATTTATTCACTGGGGAACTGAAATCTCCCGAAGAAGACAATGCTCAGCTTCAGTTGATGCTGACCAAACTCATTGCTAACAATCCGCAGTTGCAGGGGATGAAGTTACCCCCGATAACGCCTCAGCAGCTGATACAATTGCAGAAGAAATTTGGAAAGAGACCAGGGATTGTTCCGACTGGTATGGGAAATATTGCAGTTGGGGGTGATTTTGGAGTCACACCACCAGGTGAGTTTTTAAAATTATACAATTGGCAGATAGAAATTGCCTTGATGAATTCACTTCATTTCAATAATTATGGTGCGTATTTGAAAGGAAAAGACTGTTAAACCTTGGTTTGTcaacggccagtttcataatgaaattcCCTTTAAAcctaaagcttcctttaactttagtgtcatttttagtggGAAGGTTTGCAATTTAGATAAATGTAAATTTCATACTTTCTAAATGGCAGATGCTGGAACCAATGATATTTTAGTAGAaactaattgaattttttccaaaaaacaaTTACAAAAtctatgccacccctgaaaaaacaatgtTGTGTTATCAgtattgccaaggcttccactctagcacaaaaactatatttcgaaaatctctaaAGATgaccaaaaagatgggttcagttgaaacttcctcaagaccgaacggttttgccgaaatggatgaaattctcagattttttactagaagagttgctctttcaaaaaatgtatcacattaagaactgcgatgattttcctggaagaaaaattactcgcGAGTTGACCATCGATAAatgcccaaaaagatggggtcagttgaaacttcctcaagaccgaacggttttgccgaaatggatgaaattctcagattttttactagaagagtcgctctttcagaatatgtcttACATTTAGATTTGttatgattttcctggaagaataattactcgcaagttgaccatcaaaaaatgcccaaaaaatggggtcagttgaaacttcctcaagaccgaacggttctgccgaaatggatgaaattctcagattttttactagaagagttgctcttccagaatgtgtatcacatttagatctgttattattttcctggaagaaaaattattcgcaagttgaccatcgaaaaatgtcaaaaaatatgggggcagttgaaacttcctcaggttcgaatggttgtgccgaaatgggtgaaattctcagattttttactagaagagtttctctttcagaatatgtatcacatttatatctgcgatgattttcctggaagaaaaattactcgcaagttgaccatcgaaaaatgcccaaaaagatgggttcagttgaaacttccttaagaccgaacggttgtgccgaaatggataaaattctcagattttttactagaagcgttgttctttcagaatatgtatcacatttagatctgcgattattttcctggaagaaaaattactcacaagttgaccatcgaaaaatgtcaaaaaatatggggtcagttgaaacttcctcaagaccgaacggttgtgccgaaatggatgaaattctcagatttaatactagaagagttggtcttttagaatatgtcTTACATTTAGATCTGctatgattttcctggaagaaaaattactcgcaAGTTAAACATCAAAAAATGCCCAAAAAtgtggggtcagttgaaacttccttaagaccgaacggttatgccgaaatggataaaattctcagatttattactagaagagttggtcttttagaatatgtatcacattaagatctgcgataattttcctggaagaaaaactactcgaaacttgactttcgaaaaattcccaaaaaattggtttcagttaaaacttcctcaagaccgaacggttgtgccgaaatggattaaattctcagatttagtactagaagagttggtctTTAAGAATATGTCTTACATTTAGATCTgctatgatttttctggaagaaaaattactcgcaagttgaccatcaaaaaatgcccaaaaagatgaggtcagttgaaacttccttaagaccgaacggttctgccgaaatggatgaaattctcagatttattactagaagagttgttctttcagtatatgtataaaatttagatctgcgataattttcctggaagaaaaactactcgaaagttgactttcgaaaaattcccaaaagttgggttcagttaaaacttcctcaagaacgaacggttgctCCGGGGTTGATGAAATTttaagatttattactagataAGTTGCTCTCTCAGAATATTTGTCACTTCTAGCTTtaggatgatttttctggaagaaattTCATCTTTCCGTTTTTGAGATATCATATATCATCTTACTTTTAGGGACCCTGATCTTGAGGGAGTTTCACCTCGCATAGAGGGTTGATGTTATATCCATAAATCTGCAATCAATCAATCCTCCAAATAAAAACTCACCTGTTTGGGCGGTTTCTGGAAATACCAAAGATTTCCAGTTGAAGCCTAAGGGAGTAAAGATACTGGACAAAATTAATAATCCACCCTTCTTTGCAGCCTCCATCATCAACGCTTTTCCAGCAGGAATGGGAAAGGTGGGACCCTTATACGGACCGTTTGCACCCAACCTTAGTCCATATGGCTCAAACGCATATGGCAAAGATCTGGATGGCACCTCATCTCTCGGACCCTACTCTACCGCATACGGACAAGACTTAACCAAGATGTTGTATGGTTCATCACCAAGCAACCTCTACCCCTCCAACAACGATTTCGCAGGAAACATGGGATATTTTGGAAATAACGGATATTTAGGCGGTGGTACTTACAGCTCGGGTTCAGTATCAGGTTCGGCTTACTCCACCCATGGCTCCAACTATCCATCTCCTTCTCTCGGTGTATACGGTGCGTCCAAAACACCATACGGTGGAGGTGTCATGAATGGTTATGGCAACATGTATTCGCCTTATAAACCTGCCTACGGAAAACTACAAGATGGGTATTCGTCGATGAATACCTACGGCAGCCAGCCTCTGACATACTCCAACCCTGCTTATGGACCTAAGGTTGATCAGTATGGCAACGACAAGCAGGGGtatggaaacaacaatttttttcaggtaaTGTGATACAGCTCCTCAAGGAAGGGTTGATCCAAAATAGTTCTGAGATACACAGTATAACATTCTCCCACCAGAAGGAACTTTCATGGTAGCAAAGGAAGCGTGGTGGTTAGGAAGACATGAAATTTCTTTCTCTCTTTTTGTTCTTTTCAGTTCGAAGTTATGAAAAATGAGATTGGCTCATACggtaaatctttttttttgcaGATTACCCAGCCTAGTACCTATGGGAGTGGTCCACCAGCACCTTACCTCCCTCCAAAGGCAATTGATGCGGCAGGCCCTGAAAAAATTTACGGAAATCAACCGTCGTATGCCGCCGGTGGTGCGCCGTATGCTTCAGACAAAATCGAAGAGCTCAAGACCCAGATCTACGCCCTTCAAAACGCAATCAGTACGTACAATCGTCCGGAGTACACCCCAACCGCCGAGGACAAAAATACCATACGCAACCTTGAACAGCAGATAGAAGAGTTGAAGGGTATCGTGAACTCCCTCAATGGCTATTCAGGTGAGTTTGGTTCAGATTTTAGGCTAGTGAATCTTTAGAAAATACTGAAAATCATGTGTAAATCTTATCAAACAACCACCAGATATTCTTCGACTACGTTTTCAGGTGAACAAcaaaattatggacaacaagCAACGAGTCAATACGAACCGACTCCATACGGCTCCCCCAACGAACCCAAAAATATCGAAAGCTATAATAGAGAAAGCGAAAAGAGGATCAAAAGATCGATACAGGATGAAACAGCACCTAACCAATTGAATTCAACAGCATCGAAACATGATGAGAATCGTAAGGAAGTGGGTTTTTTGGATAGGTTGGTGTCTTTGTTCGAAAAAACGTTTTCCGATGGAGTCCATAGGTCCAACAACGAGACTAGGAGACGAAGATCCGTCGAAGATAACTCTGTAGATGATGGCTCATCTTCGAACGTGATGGATAAGTTGACTACAGTGTTGAGGGAGGTTCTGGATGAAGAACCGGAAACGCAACCCAAACAACTTTTCGGGACAGGTCCCATGCAGATTAATACAATGAATTCCTTATCCAGATCGGCGGATAATCAACAAGCTAACTCGATTCCACAGCAAACTTCCTTGCAGGATATCAAGAAACAGATAGACCATCTCAAAAAACAACTGGGTGAGGATACTTTTATTCTAAGATAGAGTTTGAAAAGAGTTCGTCGTCAAAAAAACTCCGTGTGATAAACTTTCCAACATAATTAACTTCCGTGTACTGAACTCCAGTGTAATTAGCCACCGTGTAATAAACTTCTAGTTGATTAACCAATGTGTTCCGTATAATTAACTTGCACGTAATCAACCCTCGTGTAATCAATTATTGTGTTATTAACTCCCGTGTAATAAGCTCTCATTTAATACACTTCCATATAATCAACTCTCAAGTAATTAACTTGCGTGTAATAAACTAATGTGAACTTCTGTGTAATCAACTTTCAATACGCCTTAATAAATTCTCGTGTGATTAACTTCCGTCTGACCAACTTCCGTATAATTAACTGCCGTGTAATCAGCTTTCGTGTAATTTACTTCCACGTAATCAGCTCTCGTATAATTTACTTACATGTAATCAACTATCGTGTAATTAACTTGAGTGTAATCAAATTAAGTGGACTTCCGTGTAAATATCTTTCATCCGGTAATTAATTCCTCTGTAATTACCTTCCGTGTAATCAACTTGTGCTTAATCAACTAAAAATCAACTTCTGTATAATCAACTTTCAATACGCGGTAATTGATTCTCGAGTAATTAATTTACGTCTGACCAACTTCCGTATAATTAACTGTCGTGTAAACAGCTCTCGTGTAATTTACTTCCGTGTAATCAGCTCTCGTGTAATTTACTTCCGTGTAATCAGCTCTCGTGTAATTTACTTGAGTGTAATCAACTAAAGTGGACATACGTGTAAATAACTTTCATCCGGTAATTAATTCCTCTGTAATTACCTTCCGTGTAATTAACTTGTGCGTAATCAACTAAAAATCAACTTCTGTATAATCAACTTTCAATACGCGGTAATTGATTCTCGTGTAATTAATTTACGTCTGACTAACTTCCGTATAATTAACTGTCGTGTAAACAGCTCTCGTGTAATTTACTTCCGTGTAATCAGCTCTCGTGTAATTTACTTCCGTGTAATCAGCTCTCGTGTAATTTACTTCCATTTAATCAGCTCTCGTGTAATTTACGTCCGTGTAATGAGCTCTCGTGTAATTTACTTCCGTGTAATCAGCTCTCGTGTAATTTACTTCCGTGTAATCAGCTCTCTTGTAATTTACTTCCGTGTAATGAGCTCTCGTGTAATTTACTTCCGTGTAATGAGCTCTCGTGCAATTTACTTCCTTGTAATGAGCTCTCGTGTAATTTACTTCCGTGTAATCAGCTTTCGTGTAATTTACTTCCGTGTAATCAGCTCTCGTGTAATTTACTTCCGTGTAATCAGCTCTCGTGTAATTTACTTCCGTATAATGAGCTCTCGTGTAATTTACTTCCGTGTAATGAGCTCTCGTGCAATTTACTTCCTTGTAATGAGCTCTCGTGTAATTTTCTTCCGTGTAATCAGCTCTCGTGTAATTTACTTCCGAATAATCAGCTCtcgtgtaatttttttctgtgtaATCAGCTCTCGTATAATATTCTTCCTTGTAATGAGCTCTTGTGTAATTTTCTTCCGTGTAATCAGCTCTAGTGTAATTAACTTGCGTGTAATCAACTCTCGTGTAATTAACTTGCGTGTAATTAACTTTCGGGTAAAATATATGTATTTACATCTTCTTTTCAGGAACTTCGAAATCAGCCAACAAATCACCCGCCAACGCCCGATCAGCCGACCCATCCAACCAATCACAACATCCAACAGCACGACATGCAATCCTACCGGATCCATCCTACGGTTTCAACTACGCCCTAAGCCAGTTCCCCACCGATCTCTCGGTGAAACCGAAGAAGCTGGATATTTTCAAGGAAATCGTTGCGAAGGT
This genomic stretch from Coccinella septempunctata chromosome 7, icCocSept1.1, whole genome shotgun sequence harbors:
- the LOC123316974 gene encoding uncharacterized protein LOC123316974 — its product is MRVRCYVIFFFILSLDCDAKSVGCGDGTKGCERPFEKTDTVVKKKNRLEELKENVGKVGNKLEGIVYEVLKDILKDDLDSSEERRNVTNDLVKEKEIVNNSSVKKDELIHSDRLRKHFEAEETTISNEIETKTTQANPAVYNYQLLASNVPTAESDPLLTTVKTNETVDTTEASPAPTTTQKSRQKRMIHENGEQQSRSVESFIESNQDKNFQGDQLLEDPTDTSMPVNPIRLRSKDDNVRRDPKKEPTEDNKSKRPQDEVSMRHLPMPDNPPTEAIGTPIKKQSPNRGTVENNTIDTPKRRKSSPDLQRSTRRKTINDDQPDFQYQSHQEKKKVYDKGNAVSRNNLEEMNLRQTNPQVSLEDLSDFQLPTKKIAQKNTQRSNPEPKFQTHLETKKIFSPAKAGEQATDNPTELGDARLGQSYMWGNQPSNCYEKNNRDDLLEKQHIEDLKYEVTKLRNVVDLLKEQQKLINSFDGDKKTMNTQEMMTVLNQLNNNNDKPVALDKTQQYSVDTTTKAKHEELGQIKVQLKEAIDNLNRTKEILNLEHRKEMTLETELKSQKTEINWLKLIIENFIIAQAKKKIKDEPNDTKIIEPEVKTMNDTNLVGAKNPTVSLKKTHNRTIPSTVQMAQEKLMEMEQMHSRESSTNDENDRGFKRQMDDIKVSSPKGRASSMSNLEKLLDNLSDKQSKTIDDDDNFQNRIFDAIKQLRKKKEEESFTKDLIRKLQLNTVESKSEDDMLVKFQKALKALDNPQGKSDDLDIEDQLKVLQKEINKLKSTDVNLFTGELKSPEEDNAQLQLMLTKLIANNPQLQGMKLPPITPQQLIQLQKKFGKRPGIVPTGMGNIAVGGDFGVTPPASIINAFPAGMGKVGPLYGPFAPNLSPYGSNAYGKDLDGTSSLGPYSTAYGQDLTKMLYGSSPSNLYPSNNDFAGNMGYFGNNGYLGGGTYSSGSVSGSAYSTHGSNYPSPSLGVYGASKTPYGGGVMNGYGNMYSPYKPAYGKLQDGYSSMNTYGSQPLTYSNPAYGPKVDQYGNDKQGYGNNNFFQITQPSTYGSGPPAPYLPPKAIDAAGPEKIYGNQPSYAAGGAPYASDKIEELKTQIYALQNAISTYNRPEYTPTAEDKNTIRNLEQQIEELKGIVNSLNGYSGEQQNYGQQATSQYEPTPYGSPNEPKNIESYNRESEKRIKRSIQDETAPNQLNSTASKHDENRKEVGFLDRLVSLFEKTFSDGVHRSNNETRRRRSVEDNSVDDGSSSNVMDKLTTVLREVLDEEPETQPKQLFGTGPMQINTMNSLSRSADNQQANSIPQQTSLQDIKKQIDHLKKQLGTSKSANKSPANARSADPSNQSQHPTARHAILPDPSYGFNYALSQFPTDLSVKPKKLDIFKEIVAKVMDKVIESLPVILQKLFGFAVHELTAYGDEYGATYGSDSSYLSVFRNLGIFGYLPLILLRVVNAVSTFIYILQKNKFLKYFLVPAGVVLLVTGGMVFLIWWMQPGDFYINYDKVSYDKETPYGVDYSSGDYGKSNGQIVKTYGVEDGKSRLHTYNHAGDSKSLQPNGYPSFYKPNLVITSDNQMPVYNE